A single Saccharolobus shibatae B12 DNA region contains:
- the amrS gene encoding AmmeMemoRadiSam system radical SAM enzyme — MTKEAVLYKKEDSRIRCLACARKCLIGEEQTGFCGVRSVRNGKLHLDVYGKIAAAHIDPIEKKPLVHFNPGSKVFSFSTYGCNWMCMYCQNYDISQRRKAEGVELSPEEIVELAMGYDVDGMTYTYNEPAIFAEFAHDVGIVAKKHGLFNTMVSNGYWTPNLVDYVRDFLDAVTIDFKGNGEQKFLRRYTGATSAEPIIETASELSKKGIHVEITDLIIPQIGDDIEAAKQLLTKLYDQLGTDIPIHFLRFHPDYKLNYLPWTPVETLERHYKLAKELGFKFVYIGNVPGHPYENTYCPNCGNLVIRRYSFDILEWHLTEDMRCKFCGYKLPIKGKLSRHAFKERFEPVFI, encoded by the coding sequence ATGACTAAAGAAGCAGTATTATATAAAAAAGAGGATAGTAGAATTCGTTGTTTGGCTTGCGCTAGAAAGTGCTTAATAGGTGAAGAGCAAACGGGATTCTGTGGCGTGAGATCTGTTAGAAATGGAAAATTACACCTTGATGTTTATGGTAAAATAGCTGCTGCTCATATAGACCCTATAGAGAAGAAACCTTTAGTTCACTTTAACCCAGGATCAAAGGTTTTCTCGTTTTCCACATATGGATGTAACTGGATGTGTATGTATTGCCAGAATTACGATATAAGCCAGAGGCGTAAGGCGGAGGGAGTAGAGCTATCACCAGAAGAGATCGTTGAACTAGCCATGGGATACGATGTAGATGGAATGACGTATACTTATAATGAACCGGCAATATTCGCAGAATTTGCTCATGACGTGGGTATAGTAGCCAAGAAACACGGTCTATTTAATACTATGGTATCAAATGGATATTGGACACCTAATCTTGTGGATTATGTAAGGGACTTTTTAGATGCTGTTACAATTGACTTTAAGGGAAATGGAGAACAGAAATTTTTAAGAAGATATACTGGCGCTACATCTGCAGAACCCATTATTGAAACTGCTAGTGAGTTATCTAAAAAGGGGATTCACGTGGAAATTACAGACTTGATAATACCTCAAATAGGGGATGATATAGAAGCCGCAAAACAACTTTTAACTAAATTGTACGATCAATTAGGCACAGACATACCAATCCATTTCTTAAGATTCCACCCTGACTATAAGTTAAATTACTTACCATGGACTCCAGTTGAGACCTTAGAGAGACATTATAAATTAGCAAAGGAACTAGGTTTCAAATTCGTTTACATAGGAAATGTCCCTGGACATCCATATGAAAATACGTATTGCCCAAACTGCGGTAATTTAGTAATAAGAAGATATAGTTTCGATATTCTAGAATGGCATCTAACTGAGGATATGAGGTGTAAATTCTGTGGATATAAGTTACCTATAAAAGGAAAGCTATCTAGACACGCATTTAAGGAAAGATTTGAGCCAGTATTTATTTAG
- a CDS encoding DUF309 domain-containing protein: MMSRVLLFYRRGIFNDDLKKFLRINNINVVDVRIGKYIEVDIIDDPKKVISLIGEPLFMVTEINGTFKQLFYDMRFWECHEILEEKWRKAENKYEKNFLQSIILLCASLIKYLKGEVDVSNMLMEKALSLISDLPQELLPLLYISLGLNT; encoded by the coding sequence ATGATGAGTAGGGTTTTATTGTTCTACAGGAGGGGAATATTTAACGATGACCTAAAGAAATTTCTGAGGATTAATAATATTAATGTGGTAGACGTTAGGATAGGGAAATATATCGAGGTAGATATAATAGATGATCCTAAAAAAGTCATATCCTTAATTGGCGAACCATTATTTATGGTTACCGAGATCAATGGCACATTTAAACAGTTATTTTACGACATGAGATTTTGGGAATGTCATGAGATTTTAGAAGAAAAATGGAGAAAAGCAGAAAATAAATACGAGAAAAATTTTTTGCAATCAATAATTTTGCTTTGTGCCTCCTTAATTAAGTATCTAAAAGGTGAAGTTGACGTCTCTAACATGTTGATGGAAAAAGCTTTATCTCTTATATCCGATCTTCCTCAAGAACTCCTTCCTCTCTTGTATATCAGCCTCGGACTCAACACCTAA
- a CDS encoding adenosine-specific kinase: MSVKIDVVRIDIPEGTNVIIGQSHFIKTVEDLYETLSSSSPNLKFGIAFNEASSKRLVRYDGNDQELIKLAIENVKKIGAGHVFVIYLKNGYPINVLNRIKNVEEVVRIFAATANPLQVIVAETDQGRGIIGVVDGYTPLGVESEADIQERKEFLRKIGYKR, encoded by the coding sequence ATGAGCGTAAAAATAGATGTTGTAAGAATAGATATACCAGAAGGGACTAACGTAATTATAGGCCAATCTCACTTTATTAAAACAGTCGAAGACTTATATGAAACCCTATCGTCAAGTAGTCCTAATTTAAAGTTTGGTATAGCGTTCAATGAAGCAAGCAGTAAAAGACTTGTAAGATATGATGGAAATGATCAAGAACTAATTAAGCTTGCAATTGAGAATGTAAAGAAAATAGGTGCAGGCCACGTTTTTGTAATCTATCTAAAGAATGGGTATCCAATTAACGTGCTAAATAGAATAAAAAACGTAGAGGAAGTTGTTAGAATATTCGCAGCTACAGCTAATCCATTACAAGTTATAGTAGCTGAAACCGATCAAGGAAGAGGCATAATTGGTGTAGTAGATGGATACACCCCATTAGGTGTTGAGTCCGAGGCTGATATACAAGAGAGGAAGGAGTTCTTGAGGAAGATCGGATATAAGAGATAA
- a CDS encoding VIT1/CCC1 transporter family protein — translation MASKLYEALKYVVKYELKSSIRRYIVLGAFDGILLSLSILLAGVISHINLTSISLSIYSGIIATAISSTWNAMVVELGEKKTELEKIEKQVLKSLKGTIYDYSAKIAAVLAAIAHGISPFVGLLVFYSYVYSHDTMLSLSVGMLSLAVLGLLYGEGIKAKIYTMVQLIVAGIITALITLLVIK, via the coding sequence GTGGCAAGTAAGTTATATGAAGCATTAAAATACGTGGTAAAATATGAATTAAAATCTTCAATTAGGCGCTACATAGTATTAGGTGCATTCGACGGTATTCTACTAAGCTTATCGATTTTGTTGGCTGGTGTGATCTCACACATTAATCTAACCAGTATTTCCTTATCGATATATAGTGGGATAATAGCTACTGCAATTTCATCAACATGGAATGCCATGGTTGTAGAATTAGGGGAGAAAAAAACTGAATTGGAGAAAATAGAGAAGCAAGTTCTGAAGAGCCTAAAAGGTACTATATATGATTATAGCGCGAAGATAGCCGCAGTCTTAGCTGCTATTGCTCATGGCATTTCTCCATTTGTTGGATTGTTAGTATTTTACTCTTATGTTTATTCTCATGATACCATGCTATCTTTAAGTGTAGGAATGTTAAGTTTAGCAGTTTTGGGTTTGCTTTATGGTGAGGGAATTAAAGCAAAGATATACACAATGGTTCAGCTAATAGTGGCGGGAATTATTACTGCATTAATTACACTATTAGTTATAAAATAG
- a CDS encoding cupin domain-containing protein: MEVLKRVDKQDVFRKEIEELAKQIEQDDLKVVTFMEYTTPPEKIKPKLIKFEKVLPLLERIAESGKIQEGVAKIMFFSPSTGRNKGLTPTMMAGFQLIKPGVSTKPHSHNMASIYLVFKGQGYSVIGNDKIQWKAGDVFVVPANEIHYHVNTGDEDCVLFDVTDSGLLEGLGILEFRE; encoded by the coding sequence ATGGAAGTTTTAAAAAGAGTTGACAAGCAAGATGTATTTAGAAAAGAAATAGAAGAATTAGCGAAGCAAATTGAACAAGATGATTTAAAAGTCGTAACGTTTATGGAGTATACAACTCCTCCGGAAAAGATTAAACCAAAGCTGATAAAATTTGAGAAAGTGCTGCCTCTATTAGAGAGGATCGCAGAGTCAGGGAAGATACAAGAGGGTGTAGCCAAAATAATGTTCTTCTCTCCCTCTACCGGTAGAAACAAGGGACTGACACCTACAATGATGGCGGGGTTTCAATTAATTAAACCTGGAGTTTCAACTAAACCCCACTCTCATAATATGGCATCAATATATTTGGTATTTAAGGGTCAAGGATACTCAGTTATTGGAAATGATAAGATACAGTGGAAGGCCGGTGACGTTTTCGTAGTACCTGCAAATGAAATTCACTACCATGTTAACACTGGAGATGAGGATTGTGTTCTATTTGACGTAACAGACTCTGGGTTGCTTGAGGGTTTAGGAATATTAGAATTTAGGGAGTAA
- a CDS encoding 3-hydroxyacyl-CoA dehydrogenase family protein, protein MFIHMKSINKVAVVGAGIIGVGWTTLLLTKGYKVNLYTEKKETLEKGLAKVSAYLVNLKNLRMINGEPIDYQRNLTGTTKIDEAIQNVDFVIEAIIEDYGAKKNLFNYLDSKLPRDIIIASSTSGLLMTEIQKAMMRYPDRGVIAHPWNPPHLLPLVEIVPGDKTSKDTLDVTKDFMEKLDRVVVVLKKEVPGFIGNRLAFALFREAVNLIDEGVATVEDIDKVMTAAIGLRWAFMGPFLTYHLGGGEGGIEYFFSKGFGYGVNEWMYTLAKWDKFPYTAVKKIVDQMKEYEFIKGKSFQDLSRWRDETLVRVYKAVFGEKR, encoded by the coding sequence ATGTTTATACATATGAAATCCATTAATAAGGTGGCCGTAGTAGGAGCAGGTATAATTGGCGTAGGTTGGACGACCCTTTTACTAACCAAAGGTTATAAAGTAAATTTGTATACAGAAAAGAAGGAGACCTTAGAAAAGGGTTTAGCCAAAGTATCAGCCTATTTAGTTAACTTGAAAAATCTAAGAATGATAAATGGAGAACCAATAGACTATCAAAGAAATCTAACTGGAACTACGAAAATTGATGAGGCGATTCAAAATGTTGACTTTGTAATAGAAGCTATAATTGAGGATTATGGTGCTAAGAAGAATCTATTCAATTATCTTGACAGTAAATTACCTCGAGACATAATAATTGCAAGTAGTACTTCTGGTTTATTAATGACGGAAATACAAAAAGCCATGATGAGATATCCAGATAGAGGAGTGATCGCTCATCCATGGAATCCTCCACATCTGTTACCCTTAGTTGAGATAGTACCGGGCGATAAAACATCAAAGGATACATTAGATGTTACCAAAGACTTCATGGAAAAATTAGATAGGGTAGTAGTTGTACTAAAGAAGGAAGTTCCAGGATTTATAGGAAATAGATTGGCCTTTGCCTTATTTAGAGAAGCAGTAAATTTAATTGATGAAGGAGTTGCTACAGTCGAAGATATAGATAAAGTAATGACGGCTGCCATAGGTCTAAGATGGGCATTTATGGGACCATTCTTAACTTATCATTTAGGCGGAGGAGAAGGAGGGATTGAATACTTCTTTAGTAAAGGATTCGGATATGGTGTAAATGAGTGGATGTATACTCTAGCAAAGTGGGACAAGTTCCCTTATACTGCAGTTAAGAAAATTGTGGATCAAATGAAAGAATATGAATTTATAAAAGGAAAGAGTTTTCAAGATTTATCGAGATGGAGAGATGAGACCTTAGTAAGAGTCTATAAAGCAGTATTTGGGGAAAAAAGGTAA
- a CDS encoding translin family protein: MLVQKIKGYLDSISDTLQERFENREKVLLLARELIRYCGETISLSHKGKKEEALRKYQVAISKASEIQKIIDNFPELLYGDVGTAYQELAEASIVISLYFDVDLKLSKELGIPDIYYISGIADAIGEMRRRVLELLKKNEIGEAEKTYEMMEELYELLWSFEYPKSLVPGLRQKIDVIRRLLEETNHDIFLAKLGRF, encoded by the coding sequence ATGCTTGTTCAGAAAATTAAAGGTTATCTTGATTCAATTAGTGACACGCTTCAAGAAAGATTTGAGAATAGAGAAAAAGTATTGCTGTTAGCTAGAGAATTAATAAGATATTGTGGCGAGACAATTTCACTATCTCATAAGGGTAAAAAGGAAGAGGCATTAAGAAAGTATCAAGTTGCAATCTCTAAGGCATCTGAAATTCAAAAGATTATAGATAACTTTCCTGAACTATTATATGGTGACGTAGGCACTGCATATCAAGAACTTGCTGAGGCCTCCATAGTGATCTCATTGTACTTTGATGTAGACTTGAAACTTTCTAAAGAACTTGGTATTCCAGACATATACTATATAAGTGGAATAGCAGATGCGATAGGTGAGATGAGAAGAAGAGTATTAGAATTGCTCAAGAAAAATGAAATAGGTGAAGCTGAAAAAACATATGAGATGATGGAAGAGTTATACGAATTACTATGGAGTTTCGAGTATCCTAAATCCCTAGTCCCTGGACTAAGACAAAAAATTGATGTTATAAGAAGACTATTAGAGGAGACTAATCACGATATTTTTCTCGCTAAACTCGGTAGGTTCTAA
- the lysX gene encoding lysine biosynthesis protein LysX has product MKVALVVDIIRQEEKLIIKALNERQIDYDVINVGQEPIPFNKALSKYDVGIIRPVSMYRALYSSAILEAAGVHTINSTDAISTCGDKILTYSKLFRNGIPIPDSIIAASPDAAMKAYEQMGFPVIDKPPIGSWGRMVSLIRDVYEGKTIIEHREMLNNSALKVHIIQEYIKYKERDIRCIVIGDELLGCYARNIPPNEWRANVALGGNPTPIQLDDKIRELAVKSVKLVKGEFVSIDILEHKSKGYVINELNDVPEFKGFMLATGINVAEKLVDHIIRTYRV; this is encoded by the coding sequence TTGAAGGTAGCCTTAGTAGTAGATATAATTAGACAAGAGGAGAAGTTAATAATAAAGGCATTAAATGAAAGGCAAATAGACTATGACGTAATTAATGTAGGTCAAGAACCTATTCCATTTAATAAAGCACTTAGCAAGTATGATGTTGGAATAATCAGACCAGTGAGCATGTATAGGGCTCTTTATTCATCTGCGATCCTAGAGGCCGCTGGTGTGCATACAATAAATTCAACTGACGCTATTTCCACTTGCGGAGATAAGATACTAACATACTCCAAACTATTTAGGAATGGGATTCCAATACCGGACTCAATTATAGCAGCGTCTCCAGATGCAGCTATGAAAGCATATGAACAGATGGGATTCCCAGTAATAGATAAACCACCTATTGGAAGTTGGGGGAGAATGGTATCTTTAATAAGAGATGTTTATGAAGGAAAAACAATTATAGAGCATAGAGAAATGCTTAACAATTCAGCGCTGAAAGTACACATAATTCAAGAATATATCAAATACAAAGAAAGAGATATACGATGTATAGTAATAGGAGATGAGCTATTAGGATGCTATGCAAGAAATATTCCACCTAACGAGTGGAGAGCGAATGTTGCATTAGGAGGAAATCCTACACCTATTCAATTAGATGATAAGATAAGAGAATTGGCTGTAAAGTCCGTAAAGTTAGTAAAAGGTGAATTCGTGTCCATAGATATATTAGAGCACAAATCGAAGGGATATGTTATAAACGAGCTAAATGACGTTCCAGAATTTAAAGGATTTATGTTAGCAACTGGTATCAACGTTGCCGAAAAGTTAGTAGATCATATTATTAGAACCTACCGAGTTTAG
- the carB gene encoding carbamoyl-phosphate synthase (glutamine-hydrolyzing) large subunit, which translates to MKETPKKVLVVGSGPIKIAEAAEFDYSGSQALKALKEEGIETVLVNSNVATVQTSKKFADKLYMLPVVWWAVEKVIEKERPDGIMIGFGGQTALNVGVDLHKKGVLQKYSVKVLGTQIDGIEKALSREKFRETMIENNLPVPPSLSARSEEEAIKNAKIVGYPVMVRVSFNLGGRGSMVAWTEEDLKKNIRRALSQSYIGEVLIEKYLYHWIELEYEVMRDKKGNSAVIACIENLDPMGVHTGESTVVAPCQTLDNLEYQNMRTYTIEVARSINLIGECNVQFALNPKGYEYYIIETNPRMSRSSALASKATGYPLAYVSAKLALGYELHDVINKVSGRTCACFEPSLDYIVTKIPRWDLSKFENVDQSLGTEMMSVGEVMSIGRSFEESLQKAVRMLDIGEPGVVGGKIYEAKMSKMEALKYLKERRPYWFLYVAKAFKEGATIDEVYEVTGISKFFLNKIKGLVDFYETLKISKEIDEETLKLAKKLGFSDEQISKALNKSTEYVRKIRDQSNIIPVVKLIDTLAGEWPSVTNYMYLTYNGIEDDIEFSQGNKLLIVGAGGFRIGVSVEFDWSVVSLMEAASKYFDEVAILNYNPETVSTDWDIARKLYFDEINVERVLDLIKKEKFRYVATFSGGQIGNSIAKELEENGVRLLGTSGSSVDIAENREKFSKLLDKLGISQPNWISATSLEEIKKFLNEVGFPVLVRPSYVLSGSSMKIAYSEEELYEYVRRATEISPKYPVVISKYIENAIEAEVDGVSDGNRVLGITLEHVEEAGVHSGDATMSIPFRKLSENSVNKMRENVLSLARELNIKGPFNVQFVVKDNTPHIIELNLRASRSMPFSSKAKGINLMNEAMKAIFNGLDFSEDYYEPPSKYWAVKSPQFSWSQLRGAYPFLGPEMKSTGEAASFGVTFYDALLKSWLSSMPNRIPNKNGIALVYGDKNLDYLKDTAVNLVKFGLTVYSISELPLRGIETIDKTKAEELVRAKKVEIVVTDGYLKKFDYNIRRTAVDYNIPVILNGRLGYEVSKAFLDYDSLTFFEISEYGGGI; encoded by the coding sequence ATGAAGGAGACTCCAAAAAAGGTACTGGTTGTTGGATCTGGACCTATTAAGATAGCTGAAGCCGCAGAATTCGATTATAGCGGAAGTCAAGCGTTAAAGGCACTAAAGGAGGAAGGTATAGAGACCGTATTAGTAAATTCTAACGTGGCAACAGTACAGACTAGCAAGAAATTTGCTGACAAGTTATACATGTTACCAGTAGTCTGGTGGGCAGTAGAGAAGGTTATAGAGAAGGAGAGACCAGATGGTATAATGATAGGGTTTGGAGGACAGACAGCATTGAACGTTGGTGTAGATTTGCATAAAAAAGGAGTATTACAGAAGTACAGTGTAAAGGTATTGGGAACGCAAATTGATGGAATAGAGAAAGCTCTAAGTAGAGAAAAGTTTAGAGAAACGATGATAGAGAATAATTTACCGGTACCTCCAAGTTTATCCGCAAGAAGTGAAGAAGAGGCAATAAAGAACGCAAAAATCGTAGGGTATCCAGTGATGGTAAGAGTAAGCTTCAACTTAGGTGGAAGAGGTTCTATGGTAGCATGGACTGAAGAAGATCTGAAGAAAAACATAAGGAGAGCGCTATCTCAAAGTTACATAGGAGAAGTTCTAATTGAGAAATATCTTTACCATTGGATAGAATTGGAATACGAGGTAATGAGAGACAAGAAGGGAAACTCCGCAGTAATAGCGTGTATTGAAAATTTAGATCCGATGGGAGTTCACACTGGCGAGTCTACAGTAGTTGCCCCTTGTCAGACTTTAGATAATCTTGAATATCAAAATATGAGAACCTACACAATAGAAGTTGCAAGGTCCATTAACCTAATCGGGGAGTGCAATGTACAATTTGCGCTTAACCCTAAAGGCTATGAATACTATATTATAGAAACTAATCCAAGAATGTCCAGATCAAGTGCTTTAGCTAGTAAGGCTACCGGTTATCCGCTAGCATACGTTTCAGCTAAACTAGCATTAGGATATGAACTACATGACGTTATAAATAAGGTATCTGGAAGAACTTGTGCGTGTTTTGAGCCAAGTTTAGACTATATAGTAACTAAAATTCCCAGATGGGATTTAAGCAAGTTTGAGAATGTTGATCAATCGCTAGGAACTGAGATGATGAGCGTGGGGGAGGTTATGAGTATAGGAAGATCCTTTGAGGAAAGTTTACAGAAAGCTGTAAGAATGTTGGATATTGGAGAGCCAGGGGTTGTAGGTGGAAAGATATATGAAGCTAAGATGAGTAAAATGGAAGCATTAAAGTATCTCAAAGAAAGAAGACCATACTGGTTCCTATACGTTGCTAAAGCCTTCAAAGAGGGAGCAACAATTGATGAAGTATATGAGGTTACCGGAATTAGTAAATTCTTTTTAAATAAGATCAAAGGATTAGTGGATTTCTATGAAACACTTAAAATATCGAAAGAAATCGATGAGGAAACATTAAAACTAGCTAAGAAATTAGGATTTAGTGATGAACAGATATCTAAAGCGTTAAATAAATCTACTGAGTATGTTAGAAAAATTAGAGACCAATCAAACATAATACCAGTAGTAAAACTTATAGATACACTAGCTGGAGAATGGCCTTCAGTTACTAATTACATGTATTTAACATATAATGGTATTGAGGACGATATAGAATTCTCACAAGGAAATAAATTATTAATAGTTGGTGCAGGAGGTTTTAGAATAGGAGTTTCAGTTGAGTTCGATTGGAGTGTTGTATCTCTAATGGAGGCAGCGTCAAAGTACTTTGACGAAGTAGCGATACTTAACTATAATCCAGAAACTGTTTCAACTGATTGGGATATTGCGAGAAAGCTTTACTTTGATGAAATTAACGTGGAAAGAGTATTGGATTTAATTAAGAAGGAGAAATTTAGGTATGTTGCAACGTTTTCTGGAGGACAAATAGGCAATTCGATAGCTAAAGAGTTAGAGGAAAATGGAGTGAGGTTATTAGGAACATCGGGTAGTAGCGTAGATATTGCAGAAAATAGGGAAAAGTTCTCAAAACTATTAGATAAGTTGGGTATATCACAGCCTAATTGGATATCCGCGACTTCATTAGAGGAAATCAAGAAGTTTCTTAATGAAGTAGGATTTCCAGTTCTTGTAAGACCAAGTTACGTTTTAAGCGGATCGTCAATGAAAATAGCTTACTCAGAAGAGGAGCTTTACGAATATGTAAGAAGAGCTACTGAGATTTCTCCTAAATATCCAGTAGTGATCTCAAAGTACATTGAAAACGCGATAGAGGCAGAAGTTGATGGGGTTTCTGATGGAAATAGGGTATTAGGAATAACATTAGAGCATGTAGAGGAGGCTGGAGTCCACAGTGGAGATGCAACAATGTCAATTCCTTTTAGAAAATTATCTGAAAATAGTGTAAATAAGATGAGGGAAAATGTGTTAAGTCTAGCTAGAGAACTGAATATAAAAGGACCGTTCAACGTACAATTTGTAGTAAAGGATAATACTCCACATATAATTGAATTAAACCTTAGAGCAAGTAGATCAATGCCGTTTAGTAGTAAAGCGAAAGGTATTAATCTAATGAATGAAGCCATGAAAGCCATATTTAATGGGTTAGATTTCTCTGAGGACTATTATGAACCTCCATCTAAGTATTGGGCAGTGAAGAGTCCTCAATTTTCATGGTCTCAATTAAGAGGGGCTTATCCATTTCTGGGGCCAGAGATGAAAAGTACTGGAGAAGCTGCATCATTCGGAGTAACATTTTATGACGCATTACTAAAGAGTTGGCTTTCATCGATGCCCAATAGAATACCAAATAAAAACGGAATAGCACTAGTTTACGGTGATAAAAATTTAGATTACTTAAAGGATACTGCAGTTAATTTAGTCAAATTTGGACTAACAGTCTACAGCATCTCCGAGCTTCCATTACGAGGCATTGAAACAATAGACAAAACGAAGGCAGAAGAGCTAGTAAGAGCTAAGAAGGTAGAGATAGTAGTGACAGATGGGTATCTGAAGAAATTTGATTATAACATTAGAAGGACAGCCGTTGATTACAATATTCCGGTAATTCTCAACGGTAGATTAGGTTATGAGGTAAGTAAGGCTTTCCTGGATTATGACTCACTTACCTTTTTTGAAATATCTGAGTATGGAGGAGGAATATAA
- the carA gene encoding glutamine-hydrolyzing carbamoyl-phosphate synthase small subunit: MELRNEKGYLYLEDGTFIEGYGFGAKGIKVGEVVFTTSMNGYVESLTDPSYKGQILIITHPLVGNYGVPEKKYEQGILTNFESERIQVEGLIVAEHTYPIKWNSSLTLDEWLRSENIPGVFDVDTRMLVKKIRTYGTAMGIIASGLEIEDPRKYLEKRYDEIDFTQFTSPKSPIFHPNTGDMIVVVDCGIKHGILYGLYKRGFSIVRVPCNFNASKIIEFNPKGVVFSNGPGNPNLLENQIKTFSELVEYRIPILGICLGHQIATLALGGKIKKMKFGHRAINKPVIENNSNKCYISTHNHGYGIISKDDIPPNTRIWFYNPDDYTIEGLIHEKLPIITTQFHPEARPGPWDTTWIFDKFKNMVSGK, encoded by the coding sequence ATGGAATTGAGGAATGAAAAGGGTTATCTATATCTAGAAGATGGAACATTTATTGAAGGATATGGTTTTGGGGCTAAAGGAATTAAGGTAGGAGAAGTGGTATTTACAACTTCTATGAATGGATACGTGGAGAGTTTAACAGATCCTTCGTATAAGGGTCAAATATTAATTATTACGCATCCATTAGTTGGAAACTATGGTGTGCCAGAAAAGAAATATGAGCAAGGTATTCTAACCAATTTCGAGTCAGAAAGAATCCAAGTTGAAGGCTTAATAGTTGCTGAACACACATATCCTATTAAGTGGAACTCTTCTTTGACATTAGATGAGTGGCTGAGATCAGAGAACATACCTGGAGTTTTTGATGTTGACACAAGAATGCTTGTAAAAAAGATTAGAACTTATGGTACAGCAATGGGAATTATAGCTTCTGGTCTAGAAATAGAGGATCCTAGAAAATATCTAGAAAAAAGATACGATGAAATAGATTTTACACAATTTACATCACCTAAGTCGCCAATCTTTCATCCAAATACTGGAGATATGATCGTAGTGGTAGATTGTGGAATAAAACATGGAATCTTATACGGGTTGTACAAGAGAGGATTCTCAATTGTTAGAGTACCTTGTAACTTTAATGCTAGTAAGATAATTGAGTTTAATCCTAAGGGAGTTGTATTTAGCAATGGTCCTGGTAATCCCAATTTACTAGAAAATCAAATCAAAACGTTCTCTGAATTAGTAGAGTATAGGATTCCAATCTTAGGTATTTGTTTAGGACATCAAATAGCAACTCTAGCATTAGGAGGCAAGATTAAGAAAATGAAGTTTGGACATAGAGCAATAAATAAACCAGTAATTGAGAATAATTCCAATAAATGTTATATATCCACTCACAACCATGGGTACGGTATAATATCTAAAGACGATATTCCGCCTAACACTAGAATCTGGTTCTATAATCCAGACGATTATACAATAGAAGGCTTAATCCATGAAAAATTACCAATAATTACTACACAATTTCACCCTGAAGCTAGACCGGGTCCTTGGGATACAACTTGGATATTTGATAAATTTAAAAATATGGTGAGTGGGAAATGA